DNA from Nitrospirota bacterium:
TCGTGGGAGCCAGTACTTTCTCCGGGAGCATTATCGCCTTTGCAAAACTCCGTGAGGTGATGACCGGAAAAGCCATTTTGTACAGGTTTCAGCATCCTCTCAACCTTCTCATGTTCCTGGCCATTGTTGGTTTTTCGATTTATCTTCCATTTCAACCGGACAGCAATTCTTCTTTTATTATGATCAATGTCCTGGCTCTTGTTTTGGGCATTACCCTGGTGCTTCCCATCGGGGGAGCCGATATGCCGGTGGTCATTGCTCTTCACAATTCCTATTCCGGAGTCGCCGTATTGGTGACCGGATTTTTGTTTAATAATAATGTCCTGATTATTATTGGATCGCTGGTGGGGTCCTCCGGTATGATCCTGACCTATGTGATGTGCAAGGGGATGAACCGATCGGTCATTAATGTCATGTTCGGGGCCGTCGCGACTGAGAATAAAAGCGCGTCCAGTAACGGAAAACCCGCAAGAAGAAGCGTGGTTAAAGAGTATTCGATTGAAGACGCCATTACAGTGCTCCAAAATTGCCGTTCTCTTATCGTTGTCCCGGGTTACGGTCTTGCGGCCGCTCAGGCTCAGCATGCGGTGAGGGAGCTCGTGGACCTGTTAGAAGAGAGAGGCGTTTCTGTCAAATACGCCATCCATCCGGTGGCGGGTCGCATGCCGGGCCATATGAACGTCCTTCTGGCTGAAGCGAATGTGCCTTATCCGCAGTTATATGATATGGACGATATTAATGATGAGTTTGCGAAAACAGATGTGGCTCTTGTCATCGGAG
Protein-coding regions in this window:
- a CDS encoding NAD(P)(+) transhydrogenase (Re/Si-specific) subunit beta → MVNHLIDIVYLISSVLVIIGIKRLNSPDTARSGNLFSTLAIFLAVVVTLLNKEIVQFHTILIGAAIGGTIGVIFARMVKMTEMPEMIAMLNGFGSISSALIGITEFYRTFPNSDGFSVTAIILSAIVGASTFSGSIIAFAKLREVMTGKAILYRFQHPLNLLMFLAIVGFSIYLPFQPDSNSSFIMINVLALVLGITLVLPIGGADMPVVIALHNSYSGVAVLVTGFLFNNNVLIIIGSLVGSSGMILTYVMCKGMNRSVINVMFGAVATENKSASSNGKPARRSVVKEYSIEDAITVLQNCRSLIVVPGYGLAAAQAQHAVRELVDLLEERGVSVKYAIHPVAGRMPGHMNVLLAEANVPYPQLYDMDDINDEFAKTDVALVIGANDVVNPAAKNTPESPIYGMPILDVESTKAVIVLKRSMNPGFAGIENELFERPNTMMVFGDARKTVNEFIKGIKE